In the genome of Populus trichocarpa isolate Nisqually-1 chromosome 6, P.trichocarpa_v4.1, whole genome shotgun sequence, one region contains:
- the LOC7497592 gene encoding protein Brevis radix-like 4 — MLTCIARSKQPGDDSLSQADDDSAATTANHHPSAAKQQQQQQQAIKSLTSQLKDMALKASGAYRHCNPCTAPNTTTQSRLRSNSTESDAESEKFRWSLRRTGSSSSTTPRTWGKEMEARLKGISSSSGEGTPNSVNGSGRRVDPPIVFVEEKEPKEWVAQVEPGVLITFVSLPRGGNDLKRIRFSRDMFNKWQAQRWWAENYDRIMELYNVQRFNRQAFPLPTPPRSEDESSKMESAEDSPVTPPLNRERLPRNLYRPTGMGMGYSSSDSLDHHPLQARHYCDSIGFTSTPKLSSISGAKTETSSMDASIRSSSSREADRSGELSISNASDMETEWVEQDEPGVYITIRALPGGKRELRRVRFSRERFGEMHARVWWEENRARIHEQYL, encoded by the exons ATGCTGACGTGTATAGCTCGTTCTAAACAACCCGGTGATGACTCACTGAGTCAAGCCGATGACGACTCAGCCGCCACCACCGCCAATCATCATCCCTCCGCTgccaaacaacaacaacaacaacaacaagccATCAAATCCCTAACTTCTCAG tTGAAGGACATGGCATTAAAGGCATCAGGTGCATACCGCCACTGCAACCCATGCACGGCGCCAAACACAACTACTCAGAGTCGACTCAGGAGCAACTCGACTGAGTCAGACGCCGAGTCAGAGAAATTCAGGTGGTCGCTGCGGCGGACGGGAAGCTCGAGCTCGACGACACCGCGTACGTGGGGAAAGGAGATGGAGGCGAGGCTGAAAGGAATATCGAGCTCCAGTGGCGAAGGGACTCCGAATTCGGTAAATGGTAGTGGGCGTCGGGTCGACCCGCCAATAGTATTCGTTGAAGAAAAGGAACCTAAAGAATGGGTGGCCCAAGTGGAGCCCGGTGTTCTCATCACATTCGTTTCGCTTCCAAGGGGAGGGAATGATCTCAAGCGGATACGCTTCAG TCGAGACATGTTTAACAAGTGGCAAGCTCAAAGATGGTGGGCAGAGAACTATGACAGGATCATGGAGCTTTACAATGTCCAGAGGTTTAACCGCCAAGCTTTCCCACTACCGACACCCCCAAGATCCGAGGATGAG AGCTCAAAGATGGAATCTGCAGAAGACAGCCCGGTAACACCTCCACTGAATAGAGAACGGCTACCCCGTAACTTGTATCGTCCAACAGGGATGGGAATGGGCTACTCGTCCTCAGATTCACTTGACCATCACCCATTGCAGGCCCGTCATTACTGTGATTCTATTGGTTTCACCTCCACCCCAAAACTCTCCAGCATCAGTGGAGCTAAGACAGAAACATCATCAATGGATGCATCTATAAGAAGTAGCTCATCGAGGGAGGCTGATCGCTCAGGAGAGCTTTCCATCAGCAATGCCAGTGATATGGAGACTGAATGGGTCGAGCAGGATGAACCAGGTGTTTACATCACTATCAGAGCCTTGCCAGGTGGAAAAAGAGAGCTCAGACGAGTCAGATTCAG CCGAGAAAGATTCGGGGAGATGCATGCCAGAGTGTGGTGGGAAGAGAACCGGGCCAGGATACATGAACAATACTTGTAA